One stretch of Chryseobacterium fluminis DNA includes these proteins:
- a CDS encoding IS982 family transposase has protein sequence MILKDQITNIFVQIDDFCKEFAAQIKKMKKQALGDSKKRRNRTSRMSDSEIITIMIGFHLGAHKTFKHYYKEIVCGYWKDLFPTSLSYNRFIELQQRNFVVLALFLKEKCLGKCTGISFMDSTALRVCRNQRIHNHKVFKGLAERGKSSMGWFYGFKLHLVCNEKGELLSFYLTKGNVDDRNPKHIKKMTQQLFGKLFADKGYLSKALWEMLFADGIQLFTKLRKNMKNHIMKMEDKILLKKRAIIETINDELKNHCQIEHTRHRSVNNFIINILGGLTAYCFFPKKPLTKPQ, from the coding sequence ATGATTTTGAAAGACCAAATTACAAATATTTTTGTACAAATTGATGATTTTTGTAAAGAGTTTGCTGCTCAAATTAAAAAAATGAAAAAACAGGCCCTTGGGGATAGCAAGAAAAGAAGAAACAGAACATCCAGAATGTCTGATTCTGAAATTATCACCATCATGATAGGATTTCACTTAGGTGCCCACAAAACATTTAAGCATTATTACAAAGAAATAGTTTGTGGGTATTGGAAAGATTTATTTCCCACCAGTCTTTCATACAATCGGTTTATTGAACTTCAGCAAAGAAACTTTGTGGTTTTGGCCTTGTTTCTGAAAGAAAAATGTTTGGGAAAATGCACCGGAATAAGTTTTATGGATAGTACAGCTCTGAGAGTTTGCAGAAATCAAAGAATACACAATCATAAAGTTTTCAAAGGTTTGGCAGAACGTGGAAAATCTTCAATGGGTTGGTTTTATGGCTTTAAGCTTCATTTGGTTTGTAATGAAAAAGGAGAACTCTTATCCTTCTATTTAACAAAAGGAAATGTAGATGACCGAAATCCAAAACATATAAAAAAAATGACTCAGCAGCTGTTTGGAAAATTATTTGCAGATAAAGGATATCTTTCAAAAGCTCTATGGGAAATGCTTTTCGCTGATGGCATTCAGCTTTTTACCAAACTCCGAAAAAATATGAAAAATCATATTATGAAGATGGAAGACAAAATTTTATTAAAAAAAAGAGCAATAATTGAGACTATAAATGATGAACTTAAAAATCATTGCCAGATAGAACATACCAGACATAGAAGTGTGAACAATTTTATAATCAATATTTTGGGAGGATTAACCGCATATTGCTTCTTCCCTAAAAAACCCCTCACTAAACCTCAATAA
- a CDS encoding site-specific integrase, translating to MNKTFNLLFFIKKNKIRTNGTAPIYLRITIDGKATDIAAKRYIDPKKWNVKAHKALGNTQEAKTLNLYLKTLEQKVYDFHYLMLKEENFVTTESLKSKLLGTDIKKRMLIPIFQEHNDKVEALVGQDFAPGTLERYKTSLKHTQEFINWKYKTSDIDITEIDHGFVSDYDFWLRSVRKCGNNTAVKYLKNFKKIIRLCMAHGWISKDPFLGYKAKIKAVERPYLTKEEIRMIYEKEFTSERLTQVRDIFLFSCYTGLAYVDVKQLSKSNINVGIDGDQWIFTHRQKTDTSTRVPLLPLAQELILKYEDHPECVNSNVLFPVLSNQKMNSYLKEIASVCGINKDLTFHVARHTFATTVTLSNGVPIESVSKMLGHTNIKTTQQYAKILDKKVSQDMLSLRSKLQEENDEGVSQLNDVG from the coding sequence ATGAACAAAACATTCAATCTGCTATTCTTTATAAAAAAGAATAAAATCAGAACAAACGGAACCGCTCCCATCTACCTACGAATTACGATAGACGGCAAGGCAACAGATATTGCTGCCAAAAGGTATATCGATCCGAAGAAATGGAATGTTAAAGCACACAAGGCATTGGGGAATACGCAAGAAGCTAAAACACTAAATCTCTATCTTAAAACTTTGGAACAGAAAGTTTACGATTTCCACTACTTGATGCTGAAAGAAGAAAACTTTGTAACAACAGAGAGTTTAAAATCTAAACTGCTTGGAACGGATATTAAGAAAAGGATGCTTATCCCCATCTTTCAAGAACATAATGACAAAGTGGAAGCACTGGTCGGTCAGGATTTTGCTCCCGGGACATTGGAGCGTTATAAAACATCTTTAAAACATACGCAGGAATTCATCAATTGGAAATACAAAACTTCTGATATTGACATTACGGAAATTGATCACGGTTTCGTCAGCGATTATGACTTCTGGCTGCGCAGTGTAAGAAAGTGCGGGAACAATACTGCTGTGAAGTATCTCAAGAATTTCAAGAAGATCATTCGGTTGTGTATGGCCCACGGATGGATCTCCAAAGATCCCTTTCTGGGCTATAAGGCAAAAATAAAGGCTGTGGAGCGCCCATATCTTACCAAAGAAGAAATTCGGATGATCTATGAAAAAGAATTTACATCAGAACGATTGACCCAAGTTCGGGATATTTTTCTTTTCAGCTGTTACACTGGCCTGGCTTATGTGGATGTCAAACAATTGTCTAAATCTAACATCAATGTCGGCATTGATGGTGATCAATGGATTTTTACTCATCGTCAAAAGACAGATACCTCAACCAGAGTTCCATTATTACCTTTAGCACAGGAATTGATTTTAAAATATGAAGACCACCCAGAATGTGTAAATTCAAATGTCTTGTTTCCCGTTCTCAGTAATCAAAAAATGAATTCGTATCTGAAAGAAATTGCGAGTGTCTGTGGAATAAATAAAGATTTGACGTTTCATGTCGCTAGGCACACATTCGCTACTACTGTAACTTTATCAAATGGTGTTCCTATTGAAAGTGTCAGCAAAATGCTAGGTCATACCAATATAAAAACTACACAACAGTATGCTAAGATTTTGGATAAGAAAGTGAGTCAGGATATGTTGAGCCTACGAAGTAAACTTCAAGAAGAAAATGATGAAGGTGTTTCACAACTAAACGATGTAGGTTGA